A DNA window from Xiphias gladius isolate SHS-SW01 ecotype Sanya breed wild chromosome 3, ASM1685928v1, whole genome shotgun sequence contains the following coding sequences:
- the junbb gene encoding junB proto-oncogene, AP-1 transcription factor subunit b isoform X1, whose amino-acid sequence MSTKMEQPFYHDDSFLSAYGHSDAAMHDYKLLKQNMNLNLTEPYRNLKSQLRAETDPYQGGQQDAASLKLASPELERLIIQNSNGVITTPTPGQYFYNRGITDEQEGFAEGFVKALDELHKMNQMPPPNVSIGAGGVTTCSAAASSVFGSALQPEPPIYTTLNAYCPNTSLSSASSYPTATISYLPPHQQSHPHTSTHGTHPFQHSLPGSGLHPQRLAALKEEPQTVPDLLSSDGSPPMSPIDLETQERIKAERKRLRNRLAATKCRRRKLERIARLEEKVKVLKNDNAGLSNTASVLRDQVAQLKQKVLTHVSSGCQLMLTSKMEAF is encoded by the coding sequence ATGTCTACAAAGATGGAACAGCCTTTTTATCATGACGACTCTTTTCTTTCGGCTTACGGCCACTCAGATGCAGCAATGCACGACTACAAACTGCTAAAGCAGAATATGAATTTGAACTTGACAGAGCCCTATCGCAACCTGAAATCCCAGCTGAGAGCCGAGACAGACCCGTACCAAGGGGGGCAGCAAGACGCGGCGTCCCTGAAGCTCGCATCCCCTGAGCTAGAGAGGCTCATCATCCAAAACAGTAACGGTGTGATCACCACTCCTACCCCCGGGCAGTACTTCTACAACCGGGGGATCACTGATGAGCAGGAGGGGTTCGCTGAGGGTTTCGTGAAAGCCCTGGACGAGTTGCACAAGATGAACCAGATGCCTCCTCCTAATGTGTCCATCGGAGCTGGTGGAGTTACGACGTGTTCAGCGGCGGCCTCTAGTGTCTTTGGTTCCGCCTTGCAACCGGAGCCTCCTATCTACACAACACTGAACGCCTACTGCCCGAACACAAGCCTCTCTTCCGCATCCAGCTACCCCACAGCCACCATCAGCTACCTGCCGCCACACCAGCAGAGCCACCCGCACACCTCGACGCACGGCACGCACCCCTTCCAGCACAGTCTCCCCGGCTCCGGACTCCATCCGCAGCGGCTCGCCGCGCTGAAAGAGGAACCTCAGACCGTGCCTGACCTCCTGAGCAGCGACGGTTCGCCTCCGATGTCTCCCATCGACTTGGAGACCCAGGAGAGGATCAAGGCGGAGCGCAAGAGGCTGAGGAACCGACTAGCAGCTACCAAATGCCGGAGGCGCAAGCTGGAGCGCATCGCCCGGCTAGAGGAGAAGGTGAAAGTTTTGAAGAACGACAACGCGGGGCTCTCCAACACAGCATCGGTGCTCCGGGATCAGGTCGCCCAGCTCAAACAGAAGGTCCTTACACATGTGAGCAGCGGCTGTCAGCTCATGCTTACAAGCAAGATGGAGGCATTTTAA
- the junbb gene encoding junB proto-oncogene, AP-1 transcription factor subunit b isoform X2, with amino-acid sequence MHDYKLLKQNMNLNLTEPYRNLKSQLRAETDPYQGGQQDAASLKLASPELERLIIQNSNGVITTPTPGQYFYNRGITDEQEGFAEGFVKALDELHKMNQMPPPNVSIGAGGVTTCSAAASSVFGSALQPEPPIYTTLNAYCPNTSLSSASSYPTATISYLPPHQQSHPHTSTHGTHPFQHSLPGSGLHPQRLAALKEEPQTVPDLLSSDGSPPMSPIDLETQERIKAERKRLRNRLAATKCRRRKLERIARLEEKVKVLKNDNAGLSNTASVLRDQVAQLKQKVLTHVSSGCQLMLTSKMEAF; translated from the coding sequence ATGCACGACTACAAACTGCTAAAGCAGAATATGAATTTGAACTTGACAGAGCCCTATCGCAACCTGAAATCCCAGCTGAGAGCCGAGACAGACCCGTACCAAGGGGGGCAGCAAGACGCGGCGTCCCTGAAGCTCGCATCCCCTGAGCTAGAGAGGCTCATCATCCAAAACAGTAACGGTGTGATCACCACTCCTACCCCCGGGCAGTACTTCTACAACCGGGGGATCACTGATGAGCAGGAGGGGTTCGCTGAGGGTTTCGTGAAAGCCCTGGACGAGTTGCACAAGATGAACCAGATGCCTCCTCCTAATGTGTCCATCGGAGCTGGTGGAGTTACGACGTGTTCAGCGGCGGCCTCTAGTGTCTTTGGTTCCGCCTTGCAACCGGAGCCTCCTATCTACACAACACTGAACGCCTACTGCCCGAACACAAGCCTCTCTTCCGCATCCAGCTACCCCACAGCCACCATCAGCTACCTGCCGCCACACCAGCAGAGCCACCCGCACACCTCGACGCACGGCACGCACCCCTTCCAGCACAGTCTCCCCGGCTCCGGACTCCATCCGCAGCGGCTCGCCGCGCTGAAAGAGGAACCTCAGACCGTGCCTGACCTCCTGAGCAGCGACGGTTCGCCTCCGATGTCTCCCATCGACTTGGAGACCCAGGAGAGGATCAAGGCGGAGCGCAAGAGGCTGAGGAACCGACTAGCAGCTACCAAATGCCGGAGGCGCAAGCTGGAGCGCATCGCCCGGCTAGAGGAGAAGGTGAAAGTTTTGAAGAACGACAACGCGGGGCTCTCCAACACAGCATCGGTGCTCCGGGATCAGGTCGCCCAGCTCAAACAGAAGGTCCTTACACATGTGAGCAGCGGCTGTCAGCTCATGCTTACAAGCAAGATGGAGGCATTTTAA